The following are encoded in a window of Onthophagus taurus isolate NC chromosome 3, IU_Otau_3.0, whole genome shotgun sequence genomic DNA:
- the LOC111423971 gene encoding venom carboxylesterase-6-like, whose amino-acid sequence MFRIKSQLTLKNSKMFFVLFQLIIVFFIGVSTKIVNSNNGKIEGYKTQTITGKDFYAFEGIPYAEPPIGENRFEEPIPKKSWNGTWVANNLYTCLQLYHSPDTENYPVIGDEDCLYLNVYTPIDLNVTKKDLYNVIVFIHGGAFMFNSGGTYGPKYILERENIIYVSLNYRLGPLGFLSTQDEVQPGNLGIKDQILALKWIKSNIKFFNGNSNSITLTGMSAGGASVHLHYMSQLSKGLFNRGIAQSGTALNPWVLAENSKQKAFKLGEILGCSTSKSFELIQCLKSRNSYQIVQAVKHFQKFLYNPISPFGVVIDGLWSKTPVLSDHPYTLLKNGQIEDLPLIFSQVGAEGLYPGADFLRNHSLKHLGENLNLLLPYILEYKDTADANDLDGVTQKIRNFYLGEKKLSEETFSLLIKMISDRLFIVDIEKSVKLHSKNSNSSVYYYIFNYRGAKSKSELRTGPNFNFGVSHADDTVYVLYSNLDMRSNEMDEKMSQLFLDMWLNFANIGNPNIANVDWIPMDKNLESNLKYLYIESPEIIGMKENGTLGNSEFWNSLNIKENERLNV is encoded by the exons ATGTTCAGAATTAAATcacaattaactttaaaaaattccaaaatgttTTTCGTGTTATTCCAACTAATTATTGTCTTCTTTATTGGTGTATCTACAAAAATag TTAACAGTAATAACGGAAAAATTGAGGGTTATAAAACTCAAACGATCACTGGGAAGGATTTTTATGCATTTGAAGGTATCCCATATGCTGAGCCTCCAATTGGGGAAAATAGATTTGAG GAGCCAATCCCGAAAAAGTCTTGGAATGGAACTTGGGTTGCTAACAATTTATACACTTGCCTCCAATTATATCATTCACCAGACACTGAAAATTATCCAGTTATTGGTGACGAAgattgtttatatttaaatgtttacaCTCCCATCGATTTAAATGTCACGAAAAAAGATCTTTATAAcgttatagtttttattcacGGCGGTGCGTTTATGTTTAATTCCGGTGGAACATACGGACCTAAATACATTTTAGAACgtgaaaatatcatttatgTTAGCTTAAATTACAGATTAGGACCTTTag GTTTCCTTTCAACGCAGGACGAAGTTCAACCCGGAAATTTAGGAATAAAAGATCAAATTTTAGCATTAAAGTGGATTAAGtccaacataaaattttttaatggaaattcAAACTCGATAACATTAACCGGAATGTCAGCCGGAGGAGCAAGCGTTCATTTACACTACATGAGTCAACTTTCCAAGGGTTTATTTAATCGCGGGATAGCTCAAAGTGGCACAGCTTTAAACCCTTGGGTTTTAGCAGAAAACTCGAAGCAAAAAGCTTTTAAATTAggtgaaattttaggatgttCTACTTCAAAAAGTTTCGAATTGATTCAATGTTTAAAATCGAGGAATTCTTATCAAATTGTTCAAGCTGTGAAACATTTCCAA aaatttttatataacccAATTTCACCTTTTGGTGTTGTTATCGATGGTTTATGGTCGAAAACTCCCGTTTTAAGCGACCACCCttatactttattaaaaaacggaCAAATTGAGGATTTaccattaattttttctcaaGTTGGAGCTGAAGGGCTTTATCCGGGAGCAGATTTTTTAAGAAACCACTCTTTAAAACATCTcggtgaaaatttaaatttattgttaccCTATATCTTGGAATATAAAGATACCGCGGATGCAAATGACTTAGATGGGGTAACtcaaaaaattcgaaatttttatttagggGAGAAAAAATTGAGTGAAGAAACATTTTcattactaattaaa atgatATCGGATCGCTTATTTATTGTTGATATCGAAAAATCGGTTAAATTGCactcaaaaaattcaaattcgtcggtatattattatatttttaattatagagGGGCTAAAAGTAAATCGGAGCTTCGAACTGGACCTAATTTTAACTttg GGGTTTCCCATGCTGATGACACGGTTTATGTTTTATATAGCAACCTTGACATGAGAAGTAACGAAATGGATGAGAAAATGTCTCAATTATTTCTAGATATGTGGCTTAACTTTGCTAATATTGG AAACCCAAATATCGCCAATGTTGATTGGATCCCAATGGATAAAAATTTagaatcaaatttgaaatatctctATATCGAGTCACCTGAAATAATAGGAATGAAAGAGAATGGAACTTTGGGAAATTCTGAGTTTTGGAATTCtttaaacattaaagaaaacgaacgattaaatgtttaa
- the LOC111423970 gene encoding exocyst complex component 4, giving the protein MMDSPPIKPPRGVKPTKETSGLLMSVIRTLSATETNEQRDREKAKLDADYKQCDKRVDDLVQKHEEDLSEVMSTFSNLSHEMSESRGKIRRIKEALRECKNNLYAKRNELEKLWMKGLEYKYLLQYLDEIEKLREVPVKVQTHLNKKEYLHATNLLIEAISSDKEGLEDIAEIKELCMEIEQKKEELHETLLNELKQQIYFKTSQHVFTLSRQNSGREGFYSTPFRRSNKFRASSKRNITRRLFGEMNKDEKCPNIENIEEDIYALNQENNPTHFMGILIKCLALLQKIPFTVNIIKSEMKSELQHIIQRTTLFINDFLQNNDTKQQNTLLEFMHTLFEQFKQVGQAHNLLLTYLKQAVRFYKIEVCLYDIKAYWNQVQFVIQTLLQDYLDMQNMSSESQSTQTFTDDDDLSVYFSRRKQPIKKETLFKYSDSSSALIMSSTLKDEESKLNKVLVCKANMDNLLFMYVPLMYFIEEIEEAMELSHGSACTLNQFLSGYTKNTFLKRKNTEMRNDIEMAIQSKDAWKETVLLDVSTDYKPLLVSTVTIEKTLKCWLSILDSLPMYGELVVKYTTEALREYKDTCQAAYSGIVQPHSEDKRICSAAWLKDDDISRFLKCLPNWVNLKAQQETHARHERRRLMRRETTIEEESPEDIKQRNRKEAEILAGNLGEGGVDSREILSDMSLLKQLAQLQESMEWFSVKLFQFASQFRHEPNTSSPSGANGGFQKEIISSVSLQQLTQIAQDFDELANTCLLLLHLEVRVQCFHYLLAVNDFNKETHEPDPKVLELSKVLSNVDEAMTSSLHPRKCKYIFEGLGHLIAKILISSTQNMQVIDDLGIERMCRNVFALQQMLTNITMTREVALDHARHYFELFFLTPEEILNGIVEKGPEFSELEYMNAFQLLNRSRNGSVGPINVHLERLSDILHEVGTKMIN; this is encoded by the exons atgatggATTCGCCCCCAATAAAACCACCGAGAGGTGTAAAACCAACCAAAGAAACT AGTGGTCTGTTAATGTCGGTTATAAGAACTTTATCAGCTACGGAAACTAACGAACAACGAGACCGAGAAAAAGCAAAATTGGACGCCGATTATAAACAATGCGATAAACGTGTTGATGATTTAGTGCAAAAACATGAAGAGGATTTATCTGAGGTGATGAGTACTTTTAGTAACTTATCGCATGAGATGAGTGAATCACGAGGGAAAATACGAAGGATTAAGGAAGCTTTGAGAGAGtgcaaaaataatttgtacgCGAAAAGAAATGAATTGGAGAAATTGTGGATGAAAGGATtagaatataaatatttattgcaatATTTAGATGAGAT AGAGAAATTAAGAGAAGTTCCAGTTAAAGTGCAAACACATTTAAATAAGAAAGAATATTTACAcgcaacaaatttattaatcgaAGCGATCTCATCTGATAAAGAAGGTTTAGAAGATATTGCCGAGATTAAAGAGCTTTGTATGGAAATTGAGCAGAAAAAAGAGGAACTTCACGAAACTTTATTAAACGAATTAAAACaacagatttattttaaaacatctcAACATGTTTTTACATTGAGTAGACAAAATTCAGGAAGGGAAGGATTTTATTCTACTCCTTTTAGGAGAAGCAATAAATTTAGGGCTTCTTCTAAAAGAAATATAACCAGAAGGTTATTTGGAGAGATGAATAA AGATGAAAAATGTCCAAATATTGAGAATATCGAAGAAGATATTTATGCTTTAAATCAAGAGAATAACCCAACGCATTTTATGgggattttaattaaatgtttagcATTGTTGCAAAAAATTCCATTTACTGTAAAC ataataaaatcCGAAATGAAATCAGAATTGCAACACATAATCCAACGAACAACCCTTtttattaacgatttcttACAAAACAACGATACCAAGCAACAGAACACCCTTTTGGAATTTATGCACACTTTATTTGAACAATTTAAACAAGTCGGGCAAGCTCATAATTTGCtgttaacttatttaaaacaagCGGTGAGATTTTATAAGATTGAAGTGTGCCTATACGATATTAAAGCGTATTGGAATCAGGTTCAATTTGTT attCAAACTTTACTCCAAGATTATTTAGATATGCAAAATATGTCGAGCGAGTCGCAAAGTACTCAAACATTTACAGATGATGATGATTTATCTGTTTACTTTTCAAGAAGGAAACAAccaat taaaaaggaaactttatttaaatactcCGATTCGTCGAGTGCATTAATAATGAGTAGCACGCTAAAAGATGaggaatcaaaattaaataaagtattagtTTGTAAAGCAAACATGGATAATTTGTTGTTTATGTACGTCCCATTGATGTATTTTATTGAGGAGATTGAAGAAGCGATGGAGTTGTCGCATgg TTCTGCATGTACTTTAAATCAATTCCTTTCCGGGTAcacaaaaaatacatttttaaagcgCAAAAACACCGAAATGCGTAACGATATCGAAATGGCGATTCAATCTAAAGACGCTTGGAAAGAAACCGTTCTTTTAGATGTTTCCACCGATTACAAACCTTTATTAGTC AGTACAGTTACAATcgaaaaaacattaaaatgttGGTTATCAATCCTTGATTCTTTACCAATGTATGGAGAATTAGTAGTAAAATACACCACGGAAGCTTTAAGGGAATACAAAGACACTTGTCAAGCCGCTTATAGCGGAATTGTGCAACCACACAGTGAAGATAAAAGGATTTGTAGCGCGGCGTGGTTAAAAGATGATGACATCAGCCGATTTTTGaa atgTTTACCAAATTGGGTGAATTTAAAAGCCCAACAAGAAACTCACGCACGCCACGAACGCCGACGTTTAATGCGACGCGAAACGACAATCGAAGAAGAAAGTCCCGAAGACATCAAACAACGAAATCGAAAAGAAGCCGAAATTCTCGCCGGAAATCTCGGTGAAGGCGGCGTGGATTCCCGCGAAATCTTATCCGATATGTCGCTTTTAAAACAACTCGCTCAACTTCAAGAAAGTATGGAATGGTTTTCGGTGAAATTGTTCCAATTTGCGAGCCAATTTCGACACGAACCCAACACTTCTTCGCCGTCTGGGGCAAACGGAggttttcaaaaagaaattataagcTCCGTTTCGTTGCAACAATTAACTCAAATCGCTCAAGATTTCGATGAATTGGCTAATACGTGTTTGTTACTTTTACATTTGGAAGTTAGGGTGCAatgttttcattatttattggcggttaatgattttaataaggaAACTCACGAACCTGACCctaaagttttagaattaagtaAGGTTCTTTCAAATGTTGATGAAGCGATGACGTCGAGTTTACATCCAAGAAAGTGCAAG tatatttttgAAGGTTTGGGTCatttaattgcaaaaattttaataagttcAACACAAAATATGCAAGTTATTGATGATTTGGGTATTGAGAGAATGTGTAGGAACGTTTTTGCATTACAACAAATGTTAACTAATATAACAATGACGAGGGAAGTTGCTTTGGATCATGCAAGACATTATTTTGAGTTGTTTTTCTTAACGCCTGAG GAAATTTTGAATGGAATCGTTGAAAAAGGACCGGAATTTTCCGAGTTAGAATACATGAATGCTTTTCAGTTATTAAATAGGAGTCGAAATGGATCGGTTGGACCTATAAATGTCCATTTGGAGAGGTTATCTGATATTTTACATGAGGTTGGTactaaaatgattaattaa
- the LOC111423987 gene encoding aldehyde dehydrogenase, dimeric NADP-preferring-like gives MEQHLLVETLRKSFNSGKTRNLTFRKTQLKNLLKMYEETVEEMSEALWKDLKKSKRDTYMTEIIHLKIDVENILSNFDSYTKIERPAKTALVNIFDRVEIHNDPYGVVLIMGAWNFPLQLNLLPTHGAIASGNCVIIKPSELAPAISEYLAKTIPKYLDKDCYQVFQGGIEETQKLLKEKFDYIFLTGSPKVGKIVHQAAALSLTPTTLELGGKTPVYIDESCFNASMEIVTKRILWGKCINAGQMCVSPDYILCTKDVQKKFLEYAPKIIKEFFGENPKKSQDYCRIINSNHFERLQKLIDPAKIAFGGDLDPQDLYISPTILSDVHPNDLIMQEEIFGPILPILNVKDVQEAIDLINSKEKALAMYIFSNDAVVTNKILNSTSCGGVTVNGTIFHKLCPLLSHGGVGNSGMGSYHGKKSFDTFTHKKGVLKKKLSKIGELTHRLTYPPYSNLKINVVSKIRHISAEISFNILNFILTFLFGMIFASLINI, from the exons atGGAACAACACTTGTTAGTTGAAACGTtaagaaaatcatttaattctgGGAAAACCCGAAATTTAACATTTAGAAAAACacaactaaaaaatttattaaaaatgtacgAAGAAACCGTCGAGGAAATGTCCGAAGCGTTATGGAAAGatctaaaaaaatcaaaacgtGACACATATATGACCgaaattattcatttaaagatcgatgttgaaaatattttatccaaTTTTGACTCGTACACAAAAATAGAGCGCCCGGCAAAAACCGCTTTGGTGAATATTTTCGATAGGGTCGAAATCCACAATGATCCTTACGGTGTTGTTCTCATAATGGGAGCTTGGAATTTTCCATTACAACTCAATTTGTTGCCTACTCATGGTGCGATTGCCTCCGgaaattgtgttattatcAAACCGTCGGAATTAGCTCCAGCTATTTCCGAATATTTAGCTAAAACGATTCCGAAATATTTAGATAAAGATTGTTATCAAGTTTTTCAAGGGGGAATCGAAGAAAcccaaaaacttttaaaagaaaaattcgattatatttttttaaccggATCCCCAAAAGTTGGAAAAATTGTTCATCAAGCTGCCGCCTTAAGCTTAACACCAACCACGTTGGAATTGGGTGGAAAAACTCCAGTTTATATTGATGAATCG TGTTTTAACGCATCGATGGAGATAGTTACAAAAAGAATCCTTTGGGGGAAATGTATAAACGCTGGACAAATGTGTGTCTCCCCAGATTATATTTTATGCACCAAAgatgttcaaaaaaaatttttggagtatgctccaaaaattattaaggaaTTTTTTGGGGAGAACCCAAAAAAATCCCAAGATTATTGCCGAATAATTAACTCGAATCACTTTGAGAGActccaaaaattaattgatccAGCAAAAATAGCATTTGGTGGTGATTTAGATCCGCAAGATCTCTACATCTCCCCAACAATTTTAAGCGATGTACATCCAAATGATTTAATAATGCAAGAAGAGATTTTTGGACCAATCTTGCCTATTTTAAACGTTAAAGATGTTCAAGAAGcgattgatttaattaattcaaaagaaaaagctTTGGCTATGTACATTTTTTCGAATGATGCAGTtgttactaataaaattttaaattcgacTTCTTGTGGTGGAGTCACCGTAAATGGtacaatttttcataaactttGCCCATTATTATCACATGGAGGAGTTGGAAATAGTGGAATGGGAAGTTATCACGGTAAAAAAAGCTTTGATACATTCACCCACAAAAAGGGAgtcttaaaaaagaaattatcgaaaattgGAGAATTAACCCACCGATTAACATATCCACCATACTCCaatcttaaaattaatgttgtttcaaaaataaggcATATTTCCGCAGAgatttcatttaatattttgaattttattttaacgtttttatttgGAATGATTTTTGcctctttaattaatatttaa